The DNA region GTGGAGATCGGCTCGTACGAGGGCATCCGCCACCGTCGCGGTCTTCCCGTCCGCGGACAGCGCACCAAGACCAACGCCCGCACCCGCAAGGGCCCGAAGCGCACCGTCGCCGGCAAGAAGAAGGCCCGCTAAGCGGCCAGGGAATAGGAGAACACTTTCATGGCTGCACCCAAGACCGCCGCGCGCAAGCCGCGCCGCAAGGAGAAGAAGAACATCGCACTGGGCCAGGCCCACATCAAGTCGACGTTCAACAACACCATCGTCTCGATCACCGACCCCTCAGGCGCCGTCGTCAGCTGGGCGTCGTCGGGCGGCGTGGGCTTCAAGGGCTCGCGCAAGTCGACCCCGTACGCCGCCGGCATGGCGGCGGAATCCGCCGCCCGTCAGGCGGCCGAGCACGGCGTCAAGAAGGTCGATGTGTTCGTGAAGGGTCCGGGTTCGGGCCGCGAGACCGCGATCCGCTCGCTGCAGGCCGCCGGCCTCGAGGTGGGGTCCATCCAGGACGTCACCCCGCAGGCGCACAACGGCTGCCGCCCGCCGAAGCGCCGCCGCGTCTGATCGCGCGACGTCAGCCCTGCAGGGCCCTCGACCAGTCGGGGCCCGCAGGGCTCAGTCGCCCGCAGATCCCCACAACTCAAGACCTCACCAAACACATGTCATATAGCGGGCATGTGATCGAAAGGAACACATAGTGCTCATCGCACAGCGTCCCACTCTCACCGAGGAAAAGATCTCCGAGAACCGCAGTCGGTTCGTCATCGAGCCGCTGGAGCCCGGCTTCGGATACACGATCGGCAATGCGCTGCGTCGCAGCCTGCTCTCCTCGATCCCCGGTGCGTCCGTCACCACCATTCGCATCGACGGCGTGCTGCACGAGTTCAGCACGATCCCCGGTGTGAAGGAGGACGTGACCGAGATCATCCTCAACATCAAGCAGCTGGTCGTCTCCAGCGAGCGCGACGAGCCCATCACCGCCTACCTGCGCAAGACGGGCGCCGGCGAGGTCACCGCAGCCGACATCTCCGCTCCGGCGGGCGTCGAGGTGCACAACCCCGACCTGGTCATCGCGACGCTCAACGACACCGCCCGCTTCGAGCTCGAGCTCACGATCGAGCGCGGCCGCGGCTACGTGTCCGCCTCGCAGAACCGCAACGAGTACGCCGAGGCCGGTCAGATCCCCGTCGACTCGATCTACTCCCCGGTTCTCAAGGTCGCCTACCGCGTCGACGCGACCCGCGCCGGTGAGCGGACGGACTTCGACAAGCTCGTCCTCGATGTGGAGACGAAGTCGTCCATCAGCCCGCGCGACGCCGTCGCCTCGGCGGCCAAGACCCTCACCGAGCTGTTCGGCCTCGCCCGCGAGCTGAATGTCGAGGCCGAGGGCATCGAGATCGGCCCCGCGCCTGTCGAGGCCGTGCTCTCCAGCGAGCTGTCCATGCCGATCGAAGACCTCGATCTGTCGGTGCGCTCCTACAACTGCCTCAAGCGCGAGGGCATCAACACCGTCTCGGAGCTGGTCGCCCTTTCCGAGACGCAGCTGATGAACATCCGCAATTTCGGTCAGAAGTCGGTCGACGAGGTGCGCGACAAGCTCGTCTCGCTCGGTCTGTCGCTGAAGGATTCGGTGCCCGGTTTCGACGGCGCCCACTTCTACAGCGGCACCGAGGACGAGTCCTTCTGATACCCGACATCTTTCCGACCAGGAGTTAGATTATGCCCAAGCCCACCAAGGGTCCCCGCCTCGGAGGCGGTCCTGCCCACGAGCGCCTTCTTCTCGCGAACCTCGCAGGAGCGCTCTTCATCCACAAGTCGATCAAGACCACGGAGACCAAGGCGAAGCGGCTCCGTCCGCTGGCGGAGCGTCTCATCACGCTCGGCAAGCGCGGCGACCTGCACGCCCGCCGTCGCGCACTGACCGTGCTGCGCTCCAACAAGGAGGCCGCGCACGTCCTGTTCAGCGAGATCGCACCGCTGGTCGCCGAGCGCGAGGGCGGATACACCCGGATCACCAAGATCGGCAACCGCAAGGGCGACAACGCCCCCATGGCCGTCATCGAGCTGGTGCTCGATCCCGTCACCCCGAAGGTGAAGAAGGCCGCGAAGCCCGCTGCCAAGGCTGAGAAGACCGAGGACGCCCCCGCCGAGGAGACCGTCGAGGAGACCACGGCCGATGCTCCCGCCGAGGAGACCACGGCCGATGCCCCCGTCGAGGAGACCACGGCCGAGGACGCTCCCGCCGAGGAGAAGGCCGAGTAGGACTGCAGACTGCTCGACACGGAGCCCGCCGCCCCGCAGGGGACGGCGGGCTCCGTCGTCCGGTCCGCCTGCTGAGGCTCGCACTCCGCAGACGGACGGCGCTCAGGCCTGCTGCCTGGCGCGCAGGTCCTTGCGGAGGATCTTGCCGGAGCTGGACTTCGGGATGACGTCGATGAACTCGACGATGCGCACCTTCTCGTGCGGGGCGACATGCGCCGCGACGAACTCCATCACATCGTCCGCCGACAGATCGGCACCGGTCTGCCGCACCACGAAGGCCTTCGGAACCTCCTGGCCGTCGGCGTCGTTCGCGCCGATCACCGCGGCATCCGCGATCCCCGGATGCTCGAGCAGCACGGCCTCGAGGATCGCCGGAGCGACCTGGTAGCCCTTGTACTTGATGAGCTCCTTGAGGCGGTCCACGATCCGGAAGATGCCGTCGGCGGTGACGGTGGCCATGTCGCCGGTGCGCAGCCAGCCGTCGGCATCCAGCATCTCGGCCGTGGCATCCGGGCGCTTCAGGTACCCGACCATCACCTGCGGGCCGCGCACCCACAGCTCGCCGGGAGTGCTCGCTCCGGACTCGGGCACCTCCACGTCGTTCCCCGTGTCCGGGTCCACCAGTCGCGCCTGGGTGTTGGGCACCAGCGGCCCGATCGAGGATTTGTCGATGTCGGGCCGCTCGGCGGGGATGAGGTTGACGGCCGGGCTCGTCTCGGTCATCCCATAGCCCTGGACCACCTCGCAGCCCAGGCGCTTCTGCACGGCGGACGCCAGGGCTCCATCCAGCGGAGCGGCGCCGGAGAAGACGACCCTCACGGCGGAGAGGTCGTACTCGTCCACGATGGGGTGCTTCGCGAGCGCCACGGCGATCGGCGGGGCGACGAACACCCAGCTCGTGCGATGCTCCTGGATGATGCGCAGGAACTCGACCAGATCGAACTTCGGCATCGTCACCAGGCCCGCGCGCTGGATGAGGGCGAAGTTCAGCAGCACCGTCATCCCGTAGATGTGGAAGAACGGCAGCACGGCCAGGATCCTGTCCTCGGCGCCGACGCTCAGCAGCGCCCGTGCCTGGGCGACGTTGGCGACGAGGTTGCGATGCGTGAGCATCACGCCCTTGGGGCGGCCGGTGGTGCCCGACGAGTACGGCAGCACGGCGAGGTGCGTCGCCGGGTCGAAGGAGACCTCCGGGGCGGAGTGCCCCTCGCCGAGCAGGCCGCGCAGGTTCGGGTGGCCCTCGGCGCCGTCCAGCACGATCAGGTGGTCGTCGGGCATCCCCGCTCGGGCGGCGGCGGCCTTCGCCCCGGGCAGCAGCGGGGAGACGGTGATGAGCCATTCGGCCTCAGCATCCTGCAGCTGGTTCAGGATCTCGTCGGGCGTGTACAGCGAGTTGATCGTGGTGGCCGTCGCCCCCGCCCGGAGGATGCCGTGGAAGACCGTGGCGAACGCGGGCACGTTGGGGCACAGTACGGCGATCGTGTCCCCGGTTCCGATGCCGCGGGCGGCCAGGGCTCCGGCGAACAGGTCGATCTGGGCGACGAGCTGACGGTAGGTCGTCTCGGCGCCCGTCGACCCGTCGATGATCGCCACGCGCTCGAGGGTCTGATCGTCGAGCCCGCCGAAGAGGAAGTCGTGGATCGAGGCGTTCGGGATCTCGACGTCAGGGTAGGTGCTGTGCAGCATGTGATCTCCTTCGATCGTTCGTCCCGCTTCTGCCGTGTGGGGCGGTGGCAGTCAGTCTCGCACAGCGGGAGATGACGCGGCTCCCGGTATCGCCAAGGACTCGGTGACGAGAGACTCCGTGACGCGATACCGCGTGCCGGGCCGCCCCCTGGTCGAGTAGTCCAGCGAGCGCAGCGCACGGCCAGTGCTGGCCAGGTGCTCCAGGTATCTTCGGGCGCTCACCCGCGAGATGGACAGCACAGTGCCGAGCTCGGAGGCGGAGGAATCCGGATGCGCGGCCAGCGCCGTCGACACCCTTTCCAGCGTCTCCGCGCTCAGCCCCTTCGGAAGTCCCGCGCGACGACGGAACGCGATGATCGCATCCGCCTCCTCGACCCGTCGCACCACATCGTGCAGTTCGGTGTGATCGCGCAGCAGCAGGGTCGCCTCGACGGATGCCGTGCCGTCGTGGGCACCGGTGCTGCGGGCGACCAGCACCCGGTCGCCGACGATCACCGGACGTCCGGCGTCCTCGCCGTCCCGCAGCACCGCCAGGAGCTCCGGTCCGAGCACGTCCTCCGCCGCCGCGTCGGCGATCTCGTCCCGCTCCCGGCCCAGGAGCCGTGCGGCGGCATCGTTGACGAGCGTGATCCGGCCGTGCGCATCCACGCTGATGACGCCCTCGCTGAGCCCGTGCAAGGTGGTTTCCTGGTTGCGCACGAGCGCCGTGATCTCATGGGGTTCCAGTCTGTGGATCCGGCGCCGGATCACCGACGTCGCCCAGGCCGAGCCCAGCATCCCCAGCACGGCGGCGGCGAGCATCGCGCCGATGATCCAGGCGAGATTCGCGGCGAACTCGCCGTCACCCTGAGACTCGAGGATGCCGACCGACACGGTGCCGATCACGTCGGCGCCGTCGAAGATGGGCACCTTCACGCGCCACGAGGTGCCCAGTGTCCCCGTCTCGGTGCCCATGAAGATCCGGCCGGACAACGGCACCGATGGGTCCGTGGACACCGGCTCCCCGATGCGCTCGGGGTGCGGGTGCGAGTAGCGGATGCCGTCGGCGTTGGCGACGACGACGTAGGTGAGGTCGGATGCCTTGCGGATCGTCTCCGCGAGGGGCTGGATGGTCGATGACGGGTCCGCGTCGTCGAACGCGTCGTGGATCACCGGCATGGAGGCGATCGACTGCGCGACCGCGAGCATCCGATCCTCATAGGCGTCGCGCACCGTGTGCGCCTGGATGATCCCGGCCGTCAGACCGGCGATGAGAGTGACCACGGCGACGATGAGCGCCTGCAGCAGGATCAGCTGCACCCGCAGCGTCATCCGGCCGTCACCGGGCTGCGGCGAGATGTGCTTCGTCGTCGAGGTCACACCTCATTGTCTCCCCGGACGCCGCCGCACGGAACGAGCAGAGCACGGCATCCGCGACCAATACTTTCCTAACCCCGACCAATGATTTCGTAACCGGAGCGATCGGCGCGTGCGTGGCTAACGTGGCGTCATCCCACACCGCTCGAGGAGGAGCGCATGAAGAGATCACGCACTGCACTGATGGCGATCGCGGCGGCAGCCGCTCTCGCCCTGACCGGATGCTCCACGGCGGCGGACGGCGGTGACGGCTCCGCCTCCGCAGGCGACGCGGAGCCGACCTTCACCGATGTCTCCGTCATCGTCCCCGCCGACCCCGGCGGGGGATGGGATCAGACCGGCCGGACCATCGCGAAGGTGCTCACCGAGCAGGACATCGTCGGCAGCGCCCCCGTCACCAACGTGGGCGGCGCGGGCGGCACGATCGGCCTGGCGCAACTCGCCAACGTGAAGGACCCGGCGACGCTCATGGTCGACGGACTGGTCATGGTGGGTGCCATCGAGACCAACGGCTCCCAGGTGCGCCTGGAGGACACCACGCCCATCGCCCGTCTCACCGACGAGGCGCTCGTGGTGGTCGTCCCCGCCGACTCCCCGTACAAAGACCTGAAGGGCCTCGTCGAGGACATCGTCGAGCGGGGCCAGGAGGTCACGGTCACGGGAGGGTCGGCGGGCGGCGCCGACCACATCCTCGCCGGACTCATGCTCGAGGCCGCCGGTCTGAAGGGCGCGGAGATCCCCGCGAAGCTGAACTACACGCCCAACGCCGGCGGTGGCGAGGCCGTGTCGCTGATCCTGGGCGGCAAGGTCGCCGCCGGCATCTCCGGAGTCGCCGAGTTCCAGCAGCACATCGAGGCCGGCACCATGCGCGCCCTGGCCGTGTCCGGCGAGGAGGAGGTCCCGCAGCTGCCGGGCGTGCCCACCATCACCGAGGCGGGCTACGACGTGGTGCTCACCAACTGGCGCGGGGTGATCGCCCCCGGCGACATCACCGACGCCGACCGTGCCGAGCTCGAGCGCATCATGACCGAGATGCACGACACGGACGCCTGGACGCAGGAGTTGAAGACGAAGGGGTGGGCGGACGCCTTCCTCATCGGCCCCGAGCTGGATGCGTTCGTCACGCAGAACATCTCCGATGTGACCGGCACGCTCAAGAACATCGGGCTGATCTGACATGACCGCCCCGATCACAGGGGCGAACGGGCGGGCCGAGGACTCTCGGCCCGCCCTGCGGGTTCCGCTCGGAGAGCTCGCCTTCGCCCTGCTCATGCTCGTCCTCGGCGTGCTCGCGCTGATCGGCGCCTTCCGGATCCACGTGCCGGTGGGCATCCAGGTCGGTCCGCGGGTGTTCCCCATCGCCGTCTCGGCGCTGCTGATCGCCACAGCCGGGGCCGTCGTCATCGGCGCACTGCGCGGTCAGCGCGCGGAACCGGAGGACGGCGAGGACGTCGACCCGGACGCGAGCACCGACTGGCTCACGCTCGCGAAGATCGTCGGCGCGCTCATCGCGCACCTGCTGCTGATCGATCCCCTCGGCTGGGCGCCCGCGGCGGCCGTGCTGTTCGGCGCCGTGGCCTGGACTCTCGGTGCCAGGCGCTGGTGGCTCGGCTTCGTGATCGGACTGGTCGTGGCGCTCGCCGTGCAGGTGGTGTTCGGCGGACTGCTCGGGCTGTCGCTGCCCTGGGGACCCGTCTTCGGATGGCTGGGAGGGATGTTCTGATGGACAGCTGGAGTCTGCTCCTGGAGGGGTTCGCGACCGCATTGCAGCCGCAGTACCTCCTGTGGGCGTTCGTCGGGGTCTTCATCGGCACCGCCGTCGGCGTGCTGCCGGGCATCGGGCCCGCCATGACCGTCGCACTTCTGCTGCCGCTGACCTACACGCTGGATGCCACGGCGGCCATCATCACCTTCGCGGGCATCTACTACGGCGGCATGTACGGCGGATCCACCACCAGCATCCTGCTGAACACCCCCGGCGAATCGGCATCGATCGTCACGGCCATAGAGGGGAACAGGATGGCCAAGCTCGGCCGTGGCGCCGCGGCGCTCGCGACGGCCGCCATCGGCTCGTTCGTCGCGGGCACCATCGCCACGGTCGGGCTCACGCTCCTGGCGCCCGTCCTGGCGGACTTCGCGGTGTCGCTCGGCCCCGCCGACAAGCTCGCGCTCATCGTCGTCGCCTTCATCACCGTCGGCGCGCTGATGGGCAGATCGGTCTCGCGCGGGGTGCTGTCGCTCGCGATCGGGCTGTTCATCGGGCTCATCGGCACCGATGTTCTCTCGGGTCAGCAGCGGTACACCCTCGGCATGCCGGTGCTGGGCGAGGGGATCAGCGTCGTGCTCGTGGCCGTCGGCCTCTTCGCGGTCGGCGAGACGCTGTACGTCGCGGCGAGGCTCCGACACGGCGGCGTGGACGTCATCCCCGTGACGAAGGGGTGGCGCAGCTGGATGACGAAGGACGACTGGAAGCGCTCATGGAAGCCGTGGCTGCGCGGCACCGCGATCGGGTTCCCGATCGGCACGATCCCCGCGGGCGGCGCGGACGTGGCCACCTTCCTCTCCTACGCCGCCGAGCGCAGGCTCTCCAAGCGCAAGGACGAGTTCGGCCGTGGCGCGATCGAGGGCGTGGCCGGCCCGGAGGCCGCGAACAACGCGGCGGCCGCGGGGGTGCTCGTCCCGCTGCTGACCCTGGGGCTGCCGACGACGGCGACCGCGGCGATCATCCTGTTCGCGTTCCAGTCCTACGGCATCCAGCCCGGCCCCCAGCTGTTCGCCAACCAGCCGGCGCTGGTGTGGGCGCTGGTGGCGAGCCTGTACCTGGGCAACCTCATCCTCATCGTGCTGAACCTGCCGCTGGTGGGCATGTGGGTCAAGCTGCTGCAGATCCCGCGTCCGTACCTGTACGCCGGCATCCTCATGTTCGCCGCGTTCGGGGCGTACGCGATCCGGTTCGCCGTGGCGGACGTGGTCATCCTGCTCATCATCGGCGTGCTCGGGTACTTCATGCGCCGCTTCGCGGTCCCCGTCGCCCCTCTGGTGGTCGGCATGATCCTCGGGCCGATGGGCGAGGCGGAGATGCGCAAGGCGCTGCAGCTGAGCCAGGGCGATCCCAGCACACTGGTCATGCAGCCGTTCGCCGCGGCGGCGTACGGAGTGCTCGTGGTGCTCATCCTCGGCGCGCTGTGGCTGCGGCGGCGGCAGACCCGTTACGAGCAGCGCCTGACCGAGACCATCGCCGTCCCGATCACGGCTGATCAGGAGGTGTGACCGTCGGCGAAGGGCGCGGGGCTTCCGGGATAGTCTGGTTCCCGTGCATGAGGACCAGGCGATCACCCGGGGGCCTCGCGCCTATGTCGCGTTCGTCGTCATCGGCCTGACCGCAGGTCTGCTGTCAGGGTTGTTCGGCGTCGGCGGGGGAACGGTCATCGTCCCGCTGCTGGTGCTGATGCTGCGCTTCGATCAGCGCAGGGCGGCCGGCACGTCCCTGGCGGCCATCGTGCCGACGGCGAGCGTCGGAGTGGTCTCCTACGCCCTGTCCGGGTCGGTGGCCTGGATCGCGGCCCTCGTCCTCGCCGCCGCGTCCGTCATCGGCGCGCAGATCGGAACCCGCCTGCTGCCGAGGATCTCGCAGGCGGCGCTGCGATGGGGATTCGTCGCCTTCCTCGTGGTCGTCATCGTGAACCTGTTCATCGTCATCCCCTCCAGGGACGCCGAGTTCGTCCTCGGCTGGGGCAGCGGGGCGGGGCTTGTGACGCTCGGTCTGATCACCGGGATCATCGCGGGGCTCATCGGCGTCGGCGGCGGGGCGGTCATCGTCCCCGCGCTCATGATCGTCTTCGGCACCAGCGACCTCGTCGCCAAGGGGACCTCGCTCATGATGATGATCCCCACGGCGATCTCCGGCACGGTGGGCAACATCCGGCACCGCAACGTCGAGATCGCCGGGGCGCTGATCATCGGGGTCGCGGCGTGCACGATGACCGCGTTCGGAGCCTGGCTCGCCACGCTCATCGACCCCTTCACCGGCAACGTCCTGTTCGCCGCCTACCTGTTGGCGGTCGCCGTGCAGATGGGGCTGAGGGCCCTCCGACTGCGCGGTCGGTGAGCGGTTCGACCCGCGCGGGCACGGATCACCGACGGTCCCTCGTCCGAGCCCGGATAGGATCGAGGGGTGCCCGTGAACAACGATCTGGTCGGCCGGGAGTTCCCGCCGACGGCCCCCTACCTCGTCGGCCGCGAGAAGGTGCGCGAGTTCGCCCGCGCGGTCTTCGCCGACGCCCCGCAGCACACCGATGTCGCGGCCGCGCAGAGAGCCGGTTACGCCGACGTGGTCGCGCCGCCGACCTTCGCGATGGTCATCCAGGACCTCACCCTGCAGCAGCTGCTGGCCGAGCCGGACTCCGGCATCGTGCTGGCGCGCACCATCCACGCCGAGCAGCGCTTCACCTACTCGCGCCCCATCGTCGCGGGCGATGAGCTCACCGCGCAGCTGGCCGTCACCGGCATCCGCGCCCTCGGCGGCAATGCGATGATCACGAGTGACGCGACCATCACCGACGCATCGGGCGAGCACGTCGTGACCGCGACGAGCGTGCTGCTGGTCGGCTCGGATGACGAGGGGGAGGACGCCTGATGTCCGAGCTCGTCGTGGGCGACGTGATCGCCGAGCGCACCGTGCACCTGACCCGCGAGTCGCTCGTGCGCTACGCCGGCGCATCCGGTGACTTCAACCCCATCCACTACCGCGACGACGTCGCGGTCTCGGTCGGTCTGCCCGGAGTGCTCGCGCACGGGATGCTGACGATGGGCCTGGCCTCCTCGGTCGCGCTGGCGGCGCTCCCCGCCGATGTGCGGCTGATCGACTACGGCGTGCGCTTCACCAAGCCCGTCCTCGTCGATGCGGAGTCCGGTGCGGACGTGCACGTCCTCGCGAAGGTCGGCGCCGTGGACGAGACCTCGGCCCGCATCGACCTGACCGTGAAGGCCGCGGAGACGACCGTGCTCGTCAAGGCGCAGCTTCGGATCGCCCGCTGAGATGACATCGCTCGAGGTGCCCGCGATCCCGCTGCGCGAACTGACCACCCTGCGGACGGGGGCGGCACCGGCACGGATGCTGGACGCGACCACCTCCGCTGAGCTGGTCGCCGCACTGCAGGAGGTGTGGGCTCGAGGCGAGGACTGGTTCGTGCTGGGCGGCGGTTCGAACCTGTTCGTCGGCGATGAGCCGTTCGACGGTGCCGTGGTCCGGATCCTCAGCACCGGCGTGGAGGAGCTCCCCTCGCCGCACGAGGGACGCATCCGGCTGCGGGTGCAGGCGGGGCACGGCTGGGACGACCTGGTCGCTTACACGGTGGCCCGGGGCTATGCCGGCATCGAGGCGATGAGCGGCATCCCCGGCACCGTCGGCGCCGCCCCCGTGCAGAACGTCGGCGCCTACGGGCAGGAGATCCAGGAGACCCTCGTCGAGGTCGAGCTCGTCGACGAGGAATCCGACGGGCCGGTCGTCGTGCCGGCCGCCGAGTTGGGCCTGGGCTTTCGCACCTCAGTGCTCAAGCATCACTACGGCGCGTCCCCGCAGCGGCGGGCGGTCATCGTGTCGGTCACCCTCGATCTCGCCGTCACGGGCGATGCCGGACGGGTCATCCACGGGGACCAGCTGCGGCGCGCACTGGGACTGGAGGGCTTCGAGCCGGTGCCGCTGGAGTGGGTGCGTTCGCGCATCCTGCAGACGCGGGCGGCGAAGGGCATGCTGCTGGACGAGGACGACGCCGACACGCACAGCGCCGGGTCGTTCTTCCAGAACGCGATCGTCTCCGAGCACTTCGCACGGACTCTGCCGCCGGAGTGCCCGCGGTGGCCGGTCGAGCCCGACCTCGACACCGTCACCGTCATCCCGCTGGACTCGTACGTCGGGCTGGCCCCTCGCGCCGAGCGCCCGGACGGGATGGTCAAGGTCAGCTCCGCATGGCTGATCGAGAACTCCGGCATCCGCAAGGGATTCCGGCTGCCCCGGTCGCGTGCCGCCATCTCCACCAAGCACGCCCTGGCACTGACCAACCGCGGCGGGGCGAGCGCGGCCGAACTGAGCGAACTGGCACGGTTCATCCAGGGTCGTGTACACGCCGAGTTCGGGCTGCTGCTGCAGCCCGAGCCCGTGCTGGTGGGCGTGGAGCTGTAACCCGAACTCGGGGGCTCAGGACGCGAACAGCCTCTGCAGTCGCTGCACGCCCTCCAGCAGCTGGTCATCGCCCAGGGCGTACGCCATGCGGATGTAACCGGACGGGCCGAAGGCCTCACCGGGGACGACCGCGACCTCCGCCTGGTCCAGGATCAGGTCCGCCAGCTCCAGCGAGGTGGTGGGTGTCACACCGCCCCAGCTGCGGCCCAGCAGGCCCTGCACGTCGGGGTACACGTAGAACGCGCCGGTCGAATTCGGGACCACGAGGCCCTCGATCTTCGAGAGTTCGGAGACGATCAGGCGGCGACGGCGGTCGAAGGCCTCGCGCATCGCCTCGGCCTCGTCCTGCGGGCCGTTGAGGGCGGCGATCGCACCGCGCTGCGCGACGTTGTTGACGTTGCTGCTCAAGTGCGACTGCAGGTTGCCGGCGATCTTGATGGCATCCGCGGGTCCCACCATCCAGCCCACCCGCCAGCCGGTCATCGCGTACGTCTTGGCGACGCCGTTGACGAGGATGGTCTGGTTCGCGATCTCCGGCAGTGCCTGCACGATCGAGGTGGCCTGCACACCGTCGTACGTGAGGTTCTGGTAGATCTCGTCCGAGACGATCCAGATGCCGTGTTCCAGCGCCCACTCCGCGATGGCCCGCGTCTCCTCGGCGGTGTACACCGAACCGGTGGGGTTCGAGGGCGAGACGAACACCAGCACGGTCGTGCGGTCGGTACGGGCGGCCTCCAACTGCTCCACGGTGACCTTGTAATCCTGGTCGGCACCGGCGAACACCTCGACCGGGGTGCCGTCCGCCAGGCGGATCGCCTCCGGATAGGTGGTCCAGTAGGGGGTGGGCAGCAGCACCTCGTCGCCCGGGTTGATGACGGCCTGGAACGCCTGGTAGACCGACTGCTTGCCGCCGTTGGTGACGATGATCTGGCCGGGGGAGACCGCAAGACCCGAATCGCGCAGCGTCTTCGCGGCGATGGCCTCGCGCAGTGCGGGAAGGCCGGTGGCGGGGGTGTAGCGATAATTCGCGGGGTCGGTGAGGGCTTCGGCCGCGGCGTCCACGATGAACTGCGGAGTGGGGAAGTCGGGTTCACCGGCCGCATAGGAGATGACGGGCCTGCCGTCGGCCTTGAGCGCCTTCGCCTTGGCATCCACCTTCAAGGTGGCGGACTCGGCGATGGCGGAGAGCTTGCGGGAGAGGGGTGCGCGTTCAGTCACGTCTTGAATGGTACCCGGACGCGTGCGTCCTCACGCGGCGACCGGTACCCTGTGCCCGCCGCCGGAGCCCGTCAGCTGCGGAAGGCGGACGGCACGGCGCAGTAGTCGGCGAACCGGCGGGACGGATGCTCCGGGTCGGTCACCTCGACCAGGGCGGTGGCGGCGGTGTGCGGCGCCTCGTCGCCGACCATCAGCCACACGCTGAAGTGCCACATGCCGCGACGGGCGGAGTCCAGCAGGTCGGCATCACCGGCGACCACGAGCACGGCGTCCTCACGCGTGCTGCGGAAGGGGGTGATGAGCTCGGCTCGCAGCACGTCGGCATCCACGGCATCCGGCGTCCGCGCCCGCGCGGCGATCCCCCTGGCCGTCAACGCGTCGGCCAGCCGCGCGGCGAACGCGGTGGAGCGGTCGCGATCCGGACTGGAGACGGCGATCATCCGCGAACCCCGAGGGTAGGAGCGCAGGAACTCGTCGATGACGCTGTCGAGCAGGGGAACCGTGTCGGCCATGGGCCCCAGGGTACGCCTCTACGGGGTGCGCGGGGCCGGTGGTTGCGATCCGCCTGCTCGGGCGGCCTGGAGCACGGATCGTGCCGGATCGGTGAGCAGGGCACCGATATCCGTGAGGAACCGGGCGGCATCCGCGCCGTCGATGAGTCGATGATCGAACGAGAGACTCAGCGTGAGCACATCGCGCAGGGCGATCTCATCCCTGTGATTCCATGGCAGGCGACGGACCGCGCCCACTCCGAGGATCGCCGCTTCTCCGGGGTTGATGATCGGGGTTCCCGCGTCGATGCCGAGGCTTCCGATATTCGTGATGGTGATGGTACCCGCCCGCAGATCGTCCGTACTCGCTCTGCCCTCGCGTGCGACGCCGACCAGTTCCCGGATCCGCTCTGCCAGGGGGAGCAGGCCGAGTTCCTGCGCATTCTTGATGTTCGGCACGATGAGGCCGCGATCCGTCGCCGTGGCGATGCCCAGGTTGACGGCCGCGAATTGGACGATGTGACCGGATTCCTCGTCCCAGCGCGAGTTCATCATCGGGTGGGCGTCGATGACCAGGAGCAGTGCCTGCGAGACCATCGCCAGCATGTTCACTCGTGCGCCCTCGGAACGGAGTCTGGACAGCAGCGCCTCGGACTCGGTCACGTCGACGGTGAGGAACTCGGTCACATGCGGGGCGGTGAATGCGCTCTCGACCATCGCGCGCGCTGTTGCTCGGCGCACGCCGGTGATCGGAATCCGGGTTCTGACGGGGAGGGGATCC from Microbacterium soli includes:
- a CDS encoding dihydrolipoamide acetyltransferase family protein, which gives rise to MSTRDFHLPDLGEGLTDAEVLAWHVDVGDHVALNQIIADVETAKAVVELPSPFDGTVSALHAPVGSTVEVGAPLLSVQTTSTDVSQPRPETTLSSDPGLLVGYGAAREQPVRRRRRSASAERSSDASGPLSPTSASPRRPRSTPPVRKLAADAGVDIAAIVGTGPHGRVERVDVMTAIAGARDVSPAPSHVSSAPQDPLPVRTRIPITGVRRATARAMVESAFTAPHVTEFLTVDVTESEALLSRLRSEGARVNMLAMVSQALLLVIDAHPMMNSRWDEESGHIVQFAAVNLGIATATDRGLIVPNIKNAQELGLLPLAERIRELVGVAREGRASTDDLRAGTITITNIGSLGIDAGTPIINPGEAAILGVGAVRRLPWNHRDEIALRDVLTLSLSFDHRLIDGADAARFLTDIGALLTDPARSVLQAARAGGSQPPAPRTP
- a CDS encoding UDP-N-acetylmuramate dehydrogenase, whose product is MTSLEVPAIPLRELTTLRTGAAPARMLDATTSAELVAALQEVWARGEDWFVLGGGSNLFVGDEPFDGAVVRILSTGVEELPSPHEGRIRLRVQAGHGWDDLVAYTVARGYAGIEAMSGIPGTVGAAPVQNVGAYGQEIQETLVEVELVDEESDGPVVVPAAELGLGFRTSVLKHHYGASPQRRAVIVSVTLDLAVTGDAGRVIHGDQLRRALGLEGFEPVPLEWVRSRILQTRAAKGMLLDEDDADTHSAGSFFQNAIVSEHFARTLPPECPRWPVEPDLDTVTVIPLDSYVGLAPRAERPDGMVKVSSAWLIENSGIRKGFRLPRSRAAISTKHALALTNRGGASAAELSELARFIQGRVHAEFGLLLQPEPVLVGVEL
- a CDS encoding pyridoxal phosphate-dependent aminotransferase → MTERAPLSRKLSAIAESATLKVDAKAKALKADGRPVISYAAGEPDFPTPQFIVDAAAEALTDPANYRYTPATGLPALREAIAAKTLRDSGLAVSPGQIIVTNGGKQSVYQAFQAVINPGDEVLLPTPYWTTYPEAIRLADGTPVEVFAGADQDYKVTVEQLEAARTDRTTVLVFVSPSNPTGSVYTAEETRAIAEWALEHGIWIVSDEIYQNLTYDGVQATSIVQALPEIANQTILVNGVAKTYAMTGWRVGWMVGPADAIKIAGNLQSHLSSNVNNVAQRGAIAALNGPQDEAEAMREAFDRRRRLIVSELSKIEGLVVPNSTGAFYVYPDVQGLLGRSWGGVTPTTSLELADLILDQAEVAVVPGEAFGPSGYIRMAYALGDDQLLEGVQRLQRLFAS